A section of the Acanthochromis polyacanthus isolate Apoly-LR-REF ecotype Palm Island chromosome 1, KAUST_Apoly_ChrSc, whole genome shotgun sequence genome encodes:
- the trim35-14 gene encoding E3 ubiquitin-protein ligase TRIM35, producing the protein MAGRRSLTEVELTCPICCDIFREPVVLKCSHSFCASCLQQYWGPHGRSRDCPLCRTLSLDDPVPSLTLRNLCESYLNEGEGPEETAAAAVGELYCDPGEMCPVHGEKLKLYCLLEQEPICVVCHTSRKHKQHDCCPVSEAVVDVKEKMKSALSSLQEKREAFDKMKKNYEDTVVHIQAQARFVERRTREEFEKLHSFLHAEEEAKMEALRREEEQKSGEMRQKIEEVERNISSVSESIRVLEEEMSLEGISVLHNCKKALARANRPVEDPVMAPGALIDVAKYVGSSMFRVLEKMHLIAKYTPVTLDPNTAAPWLVLSDDLTSVRDSEEKQKLPDNPERFDPDTAVLGWEGFTSGKQAWNVYVGDNTAWVVGVAKESVQRKKKVSSVLSNGYLCVYFYHKMYFAGTSPLTRLSLKKSPQRIRVLLDCDKGRVSFYDPQNDVNIYTFKHAITEKVFPYFWVGCQKCPLTVEPVDVGLRAVAEAQN; encoded by the exons ATGGCAGGCAGGCGCTCTCTCACCGAGGTGGAGCTCACCTGTCCCATCTGCTGCGACATCTTCAGGGAGCCAGTGGTCCTCAAATGCAGCCACAGCTTCTGTGCTTCCTGTCTGCAGCAGTACTGGGGTCCACATGGACGAAGCCGTGACTGCCCTCTGTGCAGGACCCTGAGCCTGGACGACCCCGTGCCCAGCCTCACCCTCAGGAACCTGTGTGAGTCCTACCTGAATGAGGGCGAGGGTCCcgaggaaacagcagcagcagcagtgggggAGCTGTACTGTGATCCAGGGGAGATGTGTCCAGTCCATGGGGAGAAGCTGAAGCTCTACTGCCTGCTGGAACAGGAGCCCATCTGTGTGGTTTGTCACACGTCGAGGAAACACAAGCAGCACGACTGCTGCCCCGTGAGCGAGGCAGTCGTGGACGTGAAG GAGAAAATGAAGTCTGCCCTCAGCTCGCTGCAGGAGAAGAGAGAAGCTTTTGACAAAATGAAGAAGAACTATGAGGACACCGTGGTGCACATTCAG GCCCAGGCTCGATTTGTGGAAAGACGGACCCGTGAGGAGTTTGAAAAACTTCACAGCTTCCTCCACGCCGAAGAAGAAGCCAAGATGGAAGCcctgaggagggaggaagagcaGAAGAGTGGCGAGATGAGGCAGAAGATTGAAGAAGTGGAAAGAAATATATCCTCCGTGTCTGAGTCCATCAGAGTTTTGGAGGAGGAGATGTCTTTGGAGGGCATCTCTGTCCTTCAT AATTGCAAGAAGGCACTAGCAAG AGCTAATCGTCCAGTTGAAGATCCGGTCATGGCTCCAGGAGCGCTCATAGATGTGGCCAAATACGTCGGCTCTTCAATGTTCCGCGTTCTGGAGAAGATGCATCTAATCGCCAAATACA CCCCGGTCACTCTGGACCCGAACACCGCCGCCCCGTGGCTCGTCCTGTCAGACGACCTCACCAGCGTCCGTGACAGCGAGGAGAAGCAGAAGCTGCCCGACAACCCGGAGAGGTTCGACCCCGACACCGCCGTGCTGGGCTGGGAGGGCTTCACCTCCGGCAAGCAGGCCTGGAACGTGTACGTGGGGGATAACACGGCGTGGGTCGTCGGCGTGGCTAAAGAATCTGTccagaggaaaaagaaagtgTCCTCAGTCCTGAGCAACGGCTACCTGTGTGTGTACTTTTACCACAAAATGTACTTCGCAGGTACGTCTCCTTTAACGCGGCTGAGCCTGAAGAAGAGCCCGCAGAGGATCAGAGTGCTGCTGGACTGTGACAAGGGCAGAGTTTCCTTCTATGACCCGCAAAACGACGTGAACATCTACACCTTCAAACACGCCATCACCGAGAAAGTGTTCCCGTACTTCTGGGTGGGTTGTCAGAAGTGTCCTTTGACCGTTGAACCGGTGGATGTTGGCCTGAGAGCTGTTGCTGAAGCACAGAACTGa